In Planctomycetaceae bacterium, the following proteins share a genomic window:
- a CDS encoding flavin reductase family protein — protein MEIDIASTRASIVYQHLTRIIAPRPIAWVSTRSKDGLSNIAPFSFFAGVGSRPATLLFCPANRLDGSPKDTLRNIRETGEFVVNVVTEELAVLMNESAADLPESESEFAACDIPETASKTVKAPTVAISPASIECSLLQEHAIGSGPGGANIVVGSIQHISIADHVLDESGFADVRKLHLIGRMGGNFYSRTSDIYELERPRQA, from the coding sequence ATGGAAATCGATATCGCATCCACCCGAGCTTCGATTGTGTACCAGCATCTGACGCGCATCATTGCTCCGCGGCCTATCGCCTGGGTCTCAACGCGATCTAAAGACGGGCTCTCCAACATCGCGCCGTTTAGTTTTTTTGCCGGCGTCGGATCTCGTCCAGCGACTCTCCTGTTCTGTCCCGCCAACAGACTCGATGGAAGCCCCAAGGATACTCTTCGCAATATCCGCGAAACGGGTGAATTCGTTGTAAATGTTGTCACGGAAGAACTTGCCGTACTGATGAATGAATCCGCAGCGGACCTGCCCGAATCCGAATCGGAATTTGCGGCCTGTGATATACCTGAAACGGCTTCCAAAACGGTCAAAGCCCCCACAGTGGCCATCAGTCCGGCAAGCATCGAATGCAGTCTCCTGCAGGAGCACGCGATTGGAAGCGGCCCTGGTGGTGCCAATATTGTTGTGGGCAGCATCCAGCACATCTCGATCGCAGACCATGTCCTGGACGAATCCGGCTTCGCCGATGTCCGAAAGTTACACCTGATCGGCCGCATGGGAGGCAACTTTTACTCCCGCACATCCGACATCTATGAGCTTGAACGCCCTCGCCAGGCGTAA
- a CDS encoding helix-turn-helix domain-containing protein, which translates to MARPRRLNWTQLIEEGPSAIIALDGDCRIRSVSPGVTELTGWTNDDLGSLRCYRTAASDQELPGENPLVDLVTSSLAPPDICQQGMTAEISTVLPDAKGNSVSVNLTFVPLQESLPGTEPSMAAATLVILNRSPIETQIKSVASGSLKSLHAEINALRLDLRRRFGRENYLGKCSLMRRALRQAELLKSTASPFAVSGPEGSGRRHLIRLIHLQSPLSDQSLAFLDCHLLASSVLLSTLHQLRTAGGPVSTMPHHRTALLVLVELQMLPLDVQRWLVDHYAFDSIDDHSSVGDKPSGIKSSSVTTGNVQTPVRLAATSQYPLSQLLNDGRLLPELHARLSDIEVQLPPLNQRGDDVLLLFQHFMDQHRRDHKSPATTFSKEVQDQLQAYRWPGQVRELHGVASEACRNCTGSVILPEHLPWHFRVAQDAQRNAGGAKPTIIQLETLLEQFEVELITAAMVECEGNKTEVARRLGLTRPKLYRRMKTLGLDAEVDEDGPLEPSDSTAVQQTQSEVVDEQVETGISTDEH; encoded by the coding sequence GTGGCGCGCCCACGACGACTGAACTGGACGCAATTGATCGAAGAAGGACCATCGGCCATCATCGCGCTGGATGGTGACTGCCGGATTCGAAGTGTAAGTCCGGGGGTGACTGAATTAACCGGGTGGACCAACGATGATCTCGGTTCACTGCGTTGTTATCGCACGGCAGCCAGCGATCAGGAACTTCCCGGGGAAAATCCGCTTGTCGATCTGGTGACTTCGTCTCTGGCTCCACCCGATATCTGCCAGCAGGGGATGACTGCAGAGATCAGCACCGTATTGCCGGATGCAAAAGGCAATTCAGTGTCTGTGAACCTGACATTTGTTCCTTTGCAGGAATCACTGCCCGGCACGGAGCCTTCTATGGCTGCAGCGACGCTGGTGATACTGAATCGTTCGCCCATAGAAACGCAGATAAAGAGCGTTGCCTCCGGTTCACTGAAATCCCTGCACGCAGAAATCAACGCACTGAGGCTGGACCTCAGGAGGCGGTTTGGTCGCGAAAACTATCTCGGTAAGTGTAGCCTGATGCGGCGCGCACTGCGGCAGGCGGAATTACTGAAATCGACAGCTTCGCCTTTTGCTGTCTCTGGCCCTGAAGGAAGCGGTCGGCGGCATCTGATTCGCTTGATACACTTACAGTCTCCCCTGTCGGACCAGTCACTGGCTTTTCTTGACTGCCATCTGCTGGCATCTTCGGTGCTGCTTTCGACACTACACCAGCTGCGGACTGCGGGTGGGCCCGTGTCAACAATGCCACATCATCGCACTGCTCTGCTTGTGCTTGTCGAACTCCAAATGTTGCCGCTGGATGTTCAACGATGGCTGGTCGATCATTATGCGTTTGATTCCATCGACGATCATTCGTCGGTCGGCGATAAACCCAGCGGAATCAAGTCATCAAGTGTGACGACCGGTAATGTCCAGACGCCCGTTCGTCTGGCCGCGACCAGTCAGTACCCACTGTCACAGTTGCTGAATGATGGTCGCCTTCTGCCGGAACTTCACGCCCGTCTGTCGGATATCGAAGTGCAGTTGCCGCCGTTAAATCAACGCGGTGACGACGTGTTGCTGTTGTTTCAGCACTTTATGGACCAGCATCGTCGAGACCATAAATCGCCTGCTACGACGTTTTCAAAGGAGGTTCAGGACCAGTTGCAGGCGTACCGATGGCCGGGGCAGGTGCGAGAATTACATGGAGTGGCCAGCGAAGCCTGCAGGAATTGCACCGGTTCAGTCATTCTGCCGGAACATCTTCCCTGGCATTTTCGAGTTGCACAGGACGCCCAGCGGAACGCCGGGGGAGCAAAACCGACCATCATTCAGCTGGAAACTTTGCTCGAACAATTCGAAGTGGAACTGATCACCGCAGCGATGGTGGAATGTGAAGGGAACAAGACCGAAGTTGCCCGACGACTCGGACTCACGCGACCGAAACTCTACCGACGCATGAAAACGCTGGGGCTGGATGCTGAGGTTGACGAGGACGGACCCCTGGAACCATCAGATTCAACTGCCGTGCAGCAGACTCAATCTGAAGTTGTGGATGAACAGGTCGAGACGGGGATTTCCACGGACGAGCATTAA
- a CDS encoding C45 family peptidase, giving the protein MAPRTVKNGRLEWIEGQRVATLWGTPEEIGTAHGLLLPDESRRCIESVLYTFGLAHVIRTGHWFRQDLMAAYERLSPFIPERHKMETRAIAAALNIDAETAETLNVFPEMFHCSGFAVFGSATKDGKLYHGRVLDYMTTIGLQDAATTFIIEPKGQIAFANVGYAAFTGSVSGMNAEMISLGEMGGRGEGNWDGVPMATLMRRALEECRTLDEVKHLWTENPRTCEYYYVFADGETNQAVGVAATPESIEFIDPGQGHERLGEGIPDAVVLSAGSRLEELRRRVKEKHGLIDEELGMWLMSRPVAMQSNLHNVLFIPADGVLYVANASHRKPAAEMPYVRIDLKKMLSSNARQTQVPRRPQILSQEAAVVLPLAE; this is encoded by the coding sequence ATGGCGCCGCGTACCGTAAAGAATGGTCGCCTCGAATGGATCGAAGGCCAGCGCGTCGCAACACTCTGGGGCACTCCCGAAGAAATTGGAACAGCTCACGGTTTACTACTACCCGATGAGTCACGAAGGTGCATCGAATCAGTTCTCTATACCTTTGGTCTGGCGCATGTCATCCGCACAGGGCACTGGTTTCGTCAGGATCTCATGGCGGCCTATGAACGACTGTCACCGTTTATTCCGGAACGGCACAAGATGGAAACACGAGCCATCGCTGCTGCGTTGAACATCGATGCCGAAACGGCAGAAACGCTGAATGTCTTTCCTGAAATGTTCCACTGTTCCGGATTTGCAGTCTTTGGTTCAGCAACGAAAGACGGAAAGCTGTATCACGGTCGCGTTCTTGACTACATGACAACTATTGGTCTGCAGGACGCAGCCACGACTTTCATTATCGAACCGAAGGGGCAAATTGCGTTTGCAAACGTTGGTTACGCGGCATTCACCGGAAGCGTCAGTGGCATGAATGCCGAGATGATTTCACTGGGGGAAATGGGGGGCCGCGGTGAAGGCAACTGGGACGGAGTGCCTATGGCAACGCTCATGCGTCGCGCGCTGGAAGAATGTCGAACGCTGGATGAAGTCAAACATTTGTGGACAGAGAATCCACGCACTTGCGAGTATTACTATGTTTTTGCAGATGGAGAAACGAATCAGGCTGTAGGGGTTGCGGCGACTCCCGAAAGTATCGAATTCATCGATCCTGGTCAGGGGCACGAACGACTGGGAGAAGGGATCCCCGATGCTGTCGTTCTTTCTGCAGGAAGTCGTCTGGAGGAATTGCGCCGTCGGGTCAAAGAGAAGCACGGATTGATCGATGAAGAATTGGGGATGTGGTTGATGAGTCGCCCGGTGGCGATGCAGTCTAATCTGCACAATGTCTTATTCATTCCGGCTGACGGAGTCTTGTATGTCGCAAACGCCAGCCACAGGAAACCTGCGGCGGAAATGCCATATGTTCGAATTGATTTAAAGAAGATGCTGTCGTCCAATGCACGGCAAACCCAAGTGCCCCGACGACCTCAAATCCTCAGCCAGGAAGCCGCAGTCGTTCTGCCTCTGGCAGAATAG
- a CDS encoding methyltransferase domain-containing protein, whose protein sequence is MTRIFTRTITLPIEGHSITINIPAHPDQILEQAVQGEANGDHQTDPYWGLLWDAAPRTARCILRHAQANGFARGLKTVELGCGVGLAGIAGLLAGLDVTLTDLVPSAVEMACGNAVLNGFSDARGQAVDWRNPPDETYDFIVASDVLYDSANHRPLLNTITRMLAENGVVWIGDAGRANSPLFIHLAEDEGWKVSILDEDQNELLAPTHVRFQLIVLRR, encoded by the coding sequence ATGACCAGAATCTTTACCAGGACGATCACTTTGCCCATCGAAGGGCATTCGATCACGATCAATATTCCTGCTCATCCCGATCAGATTCTGGAGCAGGCGGTTCAGGGAGAGGCGAATGGCGATCATCAAACCGATCCTTACTGGGGATTGCTTTGGGATGCCGCTCCCAGAACCGCTCGATGCATTTTGCGTCATGCGCAGGCCAATGGATTCGCGCGTGGCCTGAAAACGGTGGAACTTGGGTGTGGCGTTGGCCTGGCGGGAATCGCCGGGTTACTGGCAGGATTGGATGTCACGTTAACGGATCTGGTTCCATCGGCTGTGGAAATGGCGTGTGGAAATGCGGTGCTGAACGGTTTTTCTGACGCCCGTGGGCAGGCAGTCGACTGGCGCAATCCCCCGGATGAAACATACGATTTCATCGTTGCAAGCGATGTCCTGTACGATTCTGCCAACCATCGACCACTGCTGAATACGATTACGCGAATGCTGGCAGAAAACGGCGTCGTCTGGATTGGTGACGCTGGGCGGGCGAACTCCCCACTTTTCATTCATCTGGCAGAAGATGAAGGATGGAAAGTGTCCATTCTTGATGAAGACCAGAATGAACTCCTGGCCCCAACGCATGTGCGGTTTCAATTGATCGTCCTTCGGCGTTAA
- a CDS encoding putative metallopeptidase, with product MSGAGTFDFCAAMERLCIDICSRHAEFLHVRMSEVVVTFAQTRSSVDWGMQAKLTPLRFEGGRRTERRNGRVWTIHPIRHNGKEALYVLTFYLPRFLNLSFDEKIITVFHELYHISPLFDGDIRRFKGACYMHSGSQKAYDKQMAVFAKEYLASRPDRSLYTFLNHDFINLQKSFGAVVGLRIQTPRLVEVRDAA from the coding sequence ATGTCGGGTGCCGGGACATTCGATTTTTGCGCGGCCATGGAACGACTGTGCATTGATATCTGCAGTCGGCATGCGGAATTCCTCCACGTCCGCATGTCGGAAGTGGTCGTTACATTCGCACAGACTCGATCGAGTGTCGACTGGGGTATGCAGGCAAAATTGACACCGCTTCGGTTTGAAGGTGGCCGACGAACCGAACGCCGCAACGGCAGAGTGTGGACGATTCATCCCATTCGCCACAACGGAAAAGAGGCGCTCTATGTGCTCACTTTCTATCTGCCCCGTTTTCTGAACTTGTCATTCGATGAAAAGATCATCACAGTCTTCCACGAACTTTATCACATCAGTCCCCTGTTTGATGGCGACATCCGACGGTTCAAAGGGGCGTGTTACATGCACAGCGGAAGTCAGAAAGCCTACGACAAGCAGATGGCGGTCTTTGCAAAAGAGTACCTGGCTTCACGACCAGATCGTTCACTGTATACATTCCTGAATCATGACTTCATCAACCTGCAGAAGTCATTCGGAGCCGTTGTCGGGCTGCGAATCCAAACGCCTCGTCTTGTCGAAGTTCGTGATGCCGCGTGA